Within Verrucomicrobia bacterium CG1_02_43_26, the genomic segment AGAAACGAGAAAAATTTAAAGCGGCCCAGCACGAAATACAAGATCAAGACCGTAAAATTGCCCGCCTGAACGCGCAGTTAAGTGTTTTAGAAGCCATGCAATCCCGATTTGAGGGGTTTAGCGAGGTCACAAAATCGATCATGAAGGGCAAGCTGGATTCTGTTTTGGAAAAAGGCAAGTACGATTTACTGACCAAGCATATTGAAGTGGTACCAGAGTATATAACAGCCTTTGAAGTCCTATTGGGTATGGGGGTAGATGCTGTATCGCTTCAAGACATGAATCAACTTGCCGATGTGGCACCCTTCCTTGCGGATAAAAAGTGGGCCAAGGCATGTTTTAATATCCCTGTTCCCGAACAAAAGGAGAATAGGGCTAAAAAAATCCCTACCGGTATTGTAAAAGCAATCGATTGCGTGAAAAGTCGATCCGATAGTTTAACCAAAAACATCGAAGCTCTTTTGAAGGATTGTTATTTTTGTGACTCCTTAACTACTTTTTTAAGCATCTGGAAAGATAACCCGGACTTTATATTTTCACTCGTAGCCACTCAAAGCGGTGAGTTGATCGACGCTAGAGGATTAGTCTTTACCCCAAATTACGAAAGCCAAAAGAAGAAGGACGGTGGGTTTATTCAACGCGAAGCTGAGATAAGAGAACTACGTACCGAGCTGCAAAAGGAGCAAAAGCAACTTGAAGCCCTTTCAAACAAAAGTAAAGATCACCACACTGTTCTAGAGGACAGCGAAGCTGATGTGGAACAAAAGAAAAATAATTTAGCAGCCGCACGCCAGGAATTGACAACAGCCCAGCTTGAGGATCGTTCCACAAGAAATCATTCGATAAATTTGGAACAAAAGGTAAAACAATTTAGCGATCGCCGTAAGCAGTTTACCAATAACATCAAAGAAGCTAAAGAGCGTTACGAAAAAGGTTCCGTAGAACTTGAGCAAAAGCAAGAAGAGCTATCAAAGATTGATGAAGTCATCAAAGGTGCTGAAGATGATATCACACAATGCCGCCAAGACAGAGACCTTCAAATGGAAGCTGTTTCGGAGCTTCGGGTAGATTTGGCTGAGAAAAAACAATTATTGCAGCACATTGCCCATGGGTTGAGCCAGATCGAACAGCGCAAGCAGGGTACAGCACATATGTTGAATACCCGCCAACGTGAGCTTCATACTTATCAAGATGAGGTGGCAAAGTTGGGTGAAGCGGCCGTTAGCGCAAAAACGCAAGTAGAAGAATTTATCAAGGCAATGAACGAAGCGAAGGCTAATCTGGAAAAGCAACGCCAAGTCGTTACAGCTGTGGAAGAGGCTTTGAACCAGGTCGAAGCCGTGCTTAATGAACAACGTAAAATTGCGCATGAGAAAGAAGGCCAGTTGGCAAAACTTGAAATACAGTTAACACAAGCCACCTCTCAAGAGCGTTTTATTACGGAAAAAATGTCCTCTGAGTATCATGTTGAGATTGAGGAGATCGATTGGGTACAGCAATTATGGCTCGCAGATGAAGAATTCAAAACAAAGATCAGCCTGGATGATTTAGAAGAAGATAAGGACTTTTTTGAAAATCAGAAAAAGCATAAAGGTTCCGTTCCTACAAAAGAAGAACTGGAGGCTTTGCAAAATACTGCTTGGCCTGAGGTGAAGAATGAAATCGATGAACTGAAATCTAAAATCTCTTCCATGGGTGCCGTTAACTTGGTTGCCATCGAGGAATACGCAGAACTGAAAGAGCGTTTTGAGTTTCTCAAAACACAGAGCGAGGATTTAACAAATTCCAAAAACGAGCTGCTAACCGCAATAGAGGAAATCAATAAGACTTCAGAAAAGATGTTCCATGAGACGTTCCAGAAGGTACGTAACAACTTTAGCGAAACCTTTAATGCCCTTTTTGGCGGAGGCCATGCAGATCTTATTCTTCAGGAAAGTGACGATGTGCTAGATTCCGGTATCGAAATCATAGCCCGCCCTCCAGGAACAAAATTAAAAAGCCTGACCCTCTTAAGTGGTGGGCAAAAGACGATGACAGCTGTTGCGTTGCTCTTTGCCATCTATCGCGTAAAACCAAGCCCATTCTGCGTACTGGATGAGTTGGATGCGCCGTTGGATGATGCCAATATCGGGCGTTTCGTAAAGATGTTACGTGATTTC encodes:
- a CDS encoding chromosome segregation protein SMC, with protein sequence MYLKEVILEGFKSFADRTKVILGPGVTTIVGPNGCGKSNIVDAIRWVLGEQSAKALRGGKMNDVIFEGSDKRAALPVCEVSLVFTDCEKELGTAFNEVQITRRVSREGGGNYYINGKACRLKDIQQLFMDTGIGRVSYSFMVQGQIDQILSTNPEERRVIFEEAAGITRYKAQRREAMNKLALVDQNLSRINDVIDEVGRQITALKRQASKAIRFKRVSHRLKHLDLGWNSFQYQEKHALIESLTGKVGELRDVVQAAQQKLTDGEVMLAERKEERRDQYEKLQSIQQGVFDITSKKDQAENLAHVSMVRQQDYKDRIAVTEKDILSLEKQQKDLEAKMEDTSVNRESQMTLVDASDNLYKEKNKVLLEIQDKLRVLEGNFQKEKQKLHTLRGEIDRLQSKRSSLEVDLQTNEAREKDLEESIKDTEEQFAQIKEKLSSTEAAVKTVQETVAKCEKELDAAQKVTIEKREKFKAAQHEIQDQDRKIARLNAQLSVLEAMQSRFEGFSEVTKSIMKGKLDSVLEKGKYDLLTKHIEVVPEYITAFEVLLGMGVDAVSLQDMNQLADVAPFLADKKWAKACFNIPVPEQKENRAKKIPTGIVKAIDCVKSRSDSLTKNIEALLKDCYFCDSLTTFLSIWKDNPDFIFSLVATQSGELIDARGLVFTPNYESQKKKDGGFIQREAEIRELRTELQKEQKQLEALSNKSKDHHTVLEDSEADVEQKKNNLAAARQELTTAQLEDRSTRNHSINLEQKVKQFSDRRKQFTNNIKEAKERYEKGSVELEQKQEELSKIDEVIKGAEDDITQCRQDRDLQMEAVSELRVDLAEKKQLLQHIAHGLSQIEQRKQGTAHMLNTRQRELHTYQDEVAKLGEAAVSAKTQVEEFIKAMNEAKANLEKQRQVVTAVEEALNQVEAVLNEQRKIAHEKEGQLAKLEIQLTQATSQERFITEKMSSEYHVEIEEIDWVQQLWLADEEFKTKISLDDLEEDKDFFENQKKHKGSVPTKEELEALQNTAWPEVKNEIDELKSKISSMGAVNLVAIEEYAELKERFEFLKTQSEDLTNSKNELLTAIEEINKTSEKMFHETFQKVRNNFSETFNALFGGGHADLILQESDDVLDSGIEIIARPPGTKLKSLTLLSGGQKTMTAVALLFAIYRVKPSPFCVLDELDAPLDDANIGRFVKMLRDFTQFSQFLVISHNKRTIAAADTIYGVTMQERGVTRLISMRFNKNEQREKELDEVAFASVR